The sequence TTTTTGATACAATAAGCAGTCTGGTGATAACCATCAAATTCAGATTAGGTGATTTGGGAATTATCTGCTGTTTATTTACCTAGCAAAATAAAATACCGTAGCTTGTAAGGTTCTATGAATTTTACAGAAAACAGGACTTACATTAATTTTATAATACAGCTTATGTGTCAGCATGCATGTCTATTAATCCATTTCTTTTTCCTAAAGGCTCTAATATGATAAGGTACTATAATATACTTTACGCAGATTTTAGCCTTTTACTTGACTGCAATGACTTTATGGAGATAAGGCAATTACTCGATGCAGAGCACAAAATGATGTTCAGGCTGAGAAACTGAATATCCATGTTTCATTCCACTTATCTAGGCTCTACAGCTGTTGATTTCAGAGATCAGAATCCAGCTGAAATTAATGTGGATTCAGTGGTTTAAAGTATAGCCTAGTGGAAAACCATCACTCCTGTTTGACACTGTATAGTGAACGGCAAATGTAGTGATAACATATGGAATATTTCTGAACCATTTTAGTTTaagttttttgtttaatttaaatttaatatcTGAATGATAATAATGGGAAGAAATAGGGGTTGATGTAGAATTTGAacacattgtttaaaaaatacagacataaaTGCCTTCACTAAAAGAAACCCAATTGTGTAAATATGCAAAATTGGATGAAATACAAGATGCCTAccgctctgcaccagtagcatttgCGCAAGGCTTTGTTTTGTCTTTTGATGACGAAAAGCACATTCGCTATTGGGTTGGAATAAGATTAAAAAGAAAACCTCTTAAATACAGCAGGTTTAACTCTGCTTCTCgtgtatgaataaaaaaaatatataaaaattcttGCGAAAATATTTTCCCACAACtacataatatatgcacaatcaataaagaatgcacctatcagcttcagaggtgaatctgccatcagtcaatcagaagcagcaAGATAGTGCTGGTGACTGTCATAATCATCAGGATGCATTTGCATCGCAAATGATCCCACTACTGACAGGCATATATGTGTTGTTGTTCCGCTTTCCATCTGCTCACAGATACGTGAACATggtcttactgtacttggcctatgttatTCCAATGTAATAAAACTGAATGGTACCCTATGATATGAAAGTTAATTTGAACCATTTCAATATTGTCAGGGCAATTTTAGTAAAACAATTGCCTCAATTGATCTAAACCACAGGCAAGTGTTAGGTTATAGATGAGTAAGGGTTCTTTAATTTAGGCCCTTTAACGCTAGTATTTCTGTAAAAGTAGCAGATACGATAATTATTTCAACAAAATGTATTATGCTTGACATATTGTTATGCACCTGGTTGCTATTTTACATACGTGCcaactttcctggaatgtccgggagactcccgaattctggatgggtctcacggactcccgggagagtatgacagtctcccgcatctgcccacttcctagtgaagtggtcagAATTAAATCCTAAATGCCGTGATTCAATGGGAATCACAGCATTTGGCCacacccctgctgtaaaatgaagcgtttgcgtcattaagtcacggaggcggggccaaaattcacatattttttttcGGAACCCTGCCACCTGCACACCCACCTgaccccggcagctcccggatcatacttgccataagttggcaagtatgctattctAACATTATCAGGATTATCCTAACAATGTCCACACTTCAAATATTATCAATAGTACAcatcaattataaataaatttatgtacaaaaaaatacTCCTTTGAAATATACACAATTATATTATGTTGATTCTCAGACAGTACCGCCGCCAATGCTGGTAACATGAGAAGGGTTGAAgtaaataatgtacagtatattggtCGCAGGACAACATTCATTCCAGTCTAGAATAATGTAGTGATCTGAATCTATGGAACACTCCTATAGTGTCACATAATATTGAATGGAAGATGCTATTTCCCTGTAGCATGAGAAGCACCTATAAAATGCTAGTGGTACACAGCTCTGACAGTGACACCCTGTGCACACTGTCACTCGCAGACAGCAGCAAGACCATCCTGTAGCAAAACTACTGTAAAAATCTGTAATATCAGTACTCTGAGGGTTACGTTTATCATTTAATGAGAAACCTGCCATCCACTGGACCACATAACATCCAATATGTGCGGCCTGCTTGGGGCTATGAACCACTACCAGAGAAAAAATCCTAAAGGTGAGGAGGACCAGACCATTTTATGTTATTAATAGTTCTCGGGAATGAAAAAAATGTCAAAGGATTTCACAGAGGAAAGAGAGGAACAGAAACAACAGCAACAGCGAAATGTTACttatgaattattaaatattttctgaatAGTAGATTTGATACTGTAAACAGACATTAAAATGTGCAAGTCATTTCACAGTTTAAAATGAGCATGTTGAATGACACTGGAGCTATTATACCTATACAATATCAATTTTCCATAGTTCTTTCAGGATGTCACAGCATGATTAATGCTTTCAAAACAAACACGTTCTACAGGAGAACAGAATTTGATATATCCTAATAGTGTTAGTGCTAAACCTATTTGAAGGTTATGAAATTTATAAAGGATTTTCCAACCAATTTCAAATGACTTTAATTTATGAGTTTGTACATGTACGCCTGCAACTTTAACTAAATACAGATCGTTACTTTATTTTTTGTAGCTTCTTTCagtgtttttcatcatcatcaacatcatttatttatatcaaagCTTTTAAACTACCAGGCTGAGTTGTTTATTTAGGATCCCttaaatatatcatacttgccaactctcccggaaagtccgggagactcctgaaattcgggtcagtctcccgtgctcccgcgagagctggcatttctcccacatccttgaattcacagagaatcgcgccattttggccccgccccacgcaAAAAAAACGTTATTTACATCGCAgggacaaaatgatgcgattggccgcgcccctcccgccctccagtcacgcccctctcccggctTGTTCCCGGGGAGTAGGTTAAGTATGAAATATATCACATGCAACTGCTGTGTGGATACAATCGGGAGCAGAATGCAGCATTGCTGTGTCACACTGCAAAATTTTTAGAGCGGGTCTGGTGTTGCCCTGGTTGAGGCTTCACTGTCTTGGATACGCATATGATCAGAAGAGGCGCACTGTCTAGTGAAACAGTGAATGACTTCAGAAATATCAAGCAATGGATTTAGTAAATATTGCAGGAAGATCCAAACCAATAAATCTGTACAACAACTTTAAGAGTTTTtaaacaattgaaaaaaatcaACATTTGTGTCTTGCCATCTCTATCGACAATAATGCTCTAGTAAATTGGTTACCTCTCCAGAGTCTTTCCTCAAATGCATAAATGTGTACTACATGAGCTGGGCCAAACTAGGCCAAGGGGCCCCATGTACATAAAGCAGAAAATTTCTCACATCCTCAGGCTTACTGAAGCTTCCTCTACTGATCAGTCTGTGACTGTTTTTGTTGTGATCAGTAGGAAGTAGCCTACACTGATAAACAATCAGAGGCTTCCTTTTAGTTACAGATGACGACAGAACGGTCAACCAGGCAGCAGGTGCTTTGAAACAACTTGTAGCTTGCTATTCAGTAAGTCAGTTGTAGCCATAATGTAATGTGGATCACATAGCTGAAATCTACCACTGTTTATTATTTAGCCAGGCAGtgggagtttaaaaaaaaataaaaataaaaagaagattgtgtagaactaatggaGTTGGGGGAATCAGCTTCAAGTTTACGCATTTGTAAGCACATCCTGTACATTAGAATAATTACATTTCAAGAACCCAATGTTGTAAAATCTAGGTACTAGTGAACAGCCatggaaaatatttattgaaaaaaaaaaaaaagaagaagaaaacagTTTCATTAGTTGGAATACAAGGACCTTACCATCATGTACTTTCAAAAATCTTATCAGTCATCTAAATTTTACCAAAGATAAGAAGGCACAAGAGAAATGAGCGGCACTAATGTCACATAACTAAATGTATTGTTCGGCTTCTCTTACTCTACAGTTTTCTGGAGAAGAACCTTGGCAATTTTCCAATTGtcctattttaaaagaaatgatCATAGAGAACAATACTGTGCTATCAAATAATATGATTTCACCTTCATTAATCAGATGGCAGAGATACCACAATGTCTAACTCTTTGTAGAACAagccatttaaaaatatatttgacaaAGAGTAATTACCTTCTACATTAGTTATCAAAAAGTCAAAAAAGATGAACACATGCACACAAATATCCTCACTGCAGTCTCCTTTTCGACAGCAGCAACAGAGCAAGAATAGTGTCCTGAAATAattctttttttgatacaaatacAGATATCCATCACTTGAAAACAAGCTGTGTAATATTTAGTTTAGACTAGGTTTAGACTTATACCCTTCCAGTTGTTTTGGAAATACTGTGGAAGCCTTAGCATGTCTTAGCTACATCCAATCTAGACTATCTACTGTCTAGCTCCTGTTGCTCATAGCATACAATTCAAATATATGTTTGAAACAGGGATGCAAAGAATATACTATTAACAGGAAAAAAATACCATCCCCGCAGACATCCTGCTACTTCAATACTCCTGAATGTCATATTGTTGAAGAAAACATTACTCCTCCTTTtaaggcagtgtatatattagagatttaCTGGATTCCAGAGGGGATTTGAAGACCTTAGTGAAAACATAAATCTTATTAGATCCAACATCTACAGTTCTGACCAATGATTTGTGATATGTTCCATGTCATCTCTATATAAGCTCTTTGTTGGTATGAACAACGACTTCCCTATGTAAGTAACTACATAAATACTACTTTCCATTTGTTCTAAAAAATACTTATAGTGTACATTCTTAATAAAGAATACATCTCACCCTATATTACAACAATTGTACATTTAAATTTGAATCTTTCATCAAATATACACTTAAGTATGAAAGCAGACCCTATGTGATGGTGCTAATACTTTTATCCAAGACAATAAagccatttcattttataaaaatatattatatatatactctcagtggtcactttattaagTACACCTGTATGCCTGCTGGCTAATGCAACTATCTAATCAGCCAACTCAATGCATAAACGCATGCATATATGGTGAAGAGATTCAGCTGTTATTCAGACCAAATACTGAAATGGGGaaaaaatgtgatctaagtgactttgaccgtggaaGGATTGTTTGTACCAGATAGAGTGGTTTCAGTATCTAAGAAACTGTTGGGATTTCGACACTCAACAGTTTCTAGAGTTTAAAGAGAATGGTACGCAAAGCAAAAATCATCCAGTCAGCATCAGTTTTATGGGTGAAAATGCCTTCTTAATAAGAAAAGTCTAGgaaaatggccagactggttgAAGTCAATAGGAAGGCAGCAATTactcaaataaccatgcgttacaacagtggtatgcaaaTGGGCATCTCTGAACCCACGGCACTTTGAACCTTGAATTGGCTAGGCTACAGCAGCAGACCATATCACAGTCCACTTCTGTCAGCCACGaccaggaaactgaggctacagtgtgCACAGGTTCCCCAAAACCGGACAGTTGAAGACTAGAAAAACCATTGCCTGGTTTGACGAATCTTGATTTCTgcagcaacatcatcatcatttatttatatagcacaactaattccacagctctgtacagagaactcactcacatcagtccctgccccattggattgtacagtctaaattccctatcacacaatcatatagacagacacacagactaaggtcaatttaatagcagccaattaacatgcacatggtagggtcagaatttgatgtaaacaacatgaatccatggagtcatcctgccttgtgtcaacaaTTCAGGTTTAatggtgtgggaaatgttttcttgGCCAACATCAACAGTCAGGTGTACCATGTACATTCCTTTATGGCTGCAGTCTACAAGTCTTGCAaacgtcatctcaagctggtttcacgaacatgacaatgagttcagtacACTCCATTGGCCTCAACAGTCACTACATCTCATTCCAATAGACCGCCTATGGCAAGTGGTGGAGCATGAATTGCAGCTGACAAAGCTGTACCAACTacgtgatgctatcatgtcaacatggacaagAATCTCTAATAAATGTTTCCAGCACCCTGTTGAATCCGTGCAACAGGGAACTCAAGCTGTTCTGGGGTAAAACCTATACTACCCATTACGagtaaaatgtacctaataaagagtggccactgagtgtatatttcTAAGTGAAGCTCTTTTCTGATGAGCTGACTGATAACTGTGTTTCTCTGGTATGTTGGTTACATAACAGGCATCATGTGAGAGTTTCTACATTTACATTCCAAATTCTTTTAAGCCAACAACGGAATCAAGGCATGAATGCACACTTATATCTTTAACAACTGGATGCATTTTATCTGCAATCTATCTCgggttatttacttttattttgaagACATTTCAGTGTAAACTGAAGCCCGAGACTCTAAAATAGGATCAGATATTCTTGAGCTACTCATGTGAACAATTGATGCAGATAGGACACAGTACAGTAAGAGAAGGGGTGGACAGAAAATGTAAACAGAAATCAAAGGATTTAAGAGCATTTCTTGCACATAAAAGGATTATTCATAGCCGCAGACAGCCCCCATCACAGGGACAGACAGCAAAGCTGCATTTTTCCTGTTACATTTTAATGTCTGTGCATATAAGGTTAATGGGATAATCTTCATCACGCCAGTTGTTCCTCTCATTCAAGTTAATGACATAGTGTTTAATGTATACACATACCTCCCTGACTCCCAAGATGTAATATAAAAAGTCACCTTCATCTCATCAACAGCTAGCTAATCAAGAAAGCAGGTAGAAGCAAAGCGCACACAAAGAATAAGCATAATTATAATCTGTTGTTTTACTTCAGCCCTATCTCCTCTAATTgattttgtgtgtctgtgtaagcaGCTTAGCGAAAAGGAAAATGCATTTGAAATCCTGAGGGAGTGTCATTAAATGTCATTGTACACGAATGGTAATCTACCTGAAGGAAAGAAATGATGGGTTTCAAAGCTGCAGAAAGGCTCTTATTCGCTGTTCAACAAATATTATAAATGAAACACTTACCCCAGAGTTGTCATGGTAACAATGGTATACCAAAACGAAGCAGGAATGCTAGTAAACTTGCTGGATGATGACCCTTTCTCTGCATAAAACATCACAGTGGCAAAGATAATGATTGCCATTGTCAGGGAGAAAAGGAGGAATCCCAGTTCAGAGGCACAGCTCTTCAGGGTGTACCCGAGGATCCGTAAACCTTGGGAGTGGCGCGAAAACTTGAAAATCCTGAAGACCCGGAAAACCCGCAAGGTGACAAAGGCGCCACTGACATCCTCATTGTTGGTCATCACCAAACCTATGTAGTATGGCATGATGGCTACTACATCGATGATACTCATGACACTTCTCATGAATCTGTAGCGACTTGGGGCTGCAAAAAGTCTCAAGAGGTACTCAACTGTGAAAATCATGACACAGGCAGTGTCCAGACAAAAGAAGGCTACAGAGTACCTTTCACCACAGGGAAGCTCCTTATTTCCAGGTACAGTGCCACAGGGAACAGTCTCCACTACATTGGTGATCACGGACACTGCGATAAAGAAGCCAGTCACATAGTAGAAGACTAAGGCTAAAGTGCTGGTGTGGGGGTTTTCAAAGGCTCGCCACATAGTCTGGCGTAAATTAAGGGAGGGCATGGCTTCTTGACTATTCTCAAATTCATTGTCATCCATCAGCCTTTCTGCATTTTCTCTTTTCCGGTCTTTATATTCTTCATAGCAACAGTCGCCTATTATTTCAGGTAATATGCCATAGAAAGACAATTCTTCATCATAGGCAGAGATGCATTCATATCTAGGGTAGTGCAGCTTGCCAGTTCTATAAAAGTTTAGAATACTCCTGAACACTTCAGGGTCACGGTCAAAAAAGTACTCCTTGGTCTCCTCATTGAAGAAGAAGTCCTTCTCTGTGCTTCCAAGTAGGGTGTCAGGGTACCTCTCCAGGGTAGTTCGCCAGGTTTGGAATCTGCGCCCACTAACGTTGAGTATTATCAGCTCATCCTGTCGTTTATTTTTATCAGCTGGTGCCAAAGGCATGGGGCAGTTGGCCACTGGCATCCACCCAATGGCAGCTGCCCTTGCAAAGGGCAGCCATGCTGCGACCCCGGAAGCCATGAGGGCGCCAGGTCCAGTCGGTCCCTCAAGTACTTTTAAAACCAGTTTGATTTCAGATCAAGACCATCTGCAAAAAAGTAAATGCATAAAGTCAGCATCActaagaaatataaacaaaaggcaAAACATGCACAGAATTTCTGGAGTTTTGCTACAAAGGAAATTTCAAAACGGACATAATACAGAAATGTAAGTATGTAATCATTAATGCTTAACCATCAGAATCCACCAACTCagtgctttaataaaaaaaatactaactgACCCAGAAAATATAATACGAATATGCGCTGCTTTCAAATAATCTGTCTTTTTACTAAAGATCAAaacttcaaaaaagaaaaaatggaggTATTggccttagcaaccaatcagatgttagctaTCATTAATAGAATACTAGaatttactatataaatatattgttcaacacctccactttttctttttagaaagtttgataaatctaccgtTGCGTGTGTCTACTTACAATTACAAGGgccactgctaaacaatttattgACTAAGAGAATATTTAACGAAAAGTTTTGGGATGTTTAATGTTTTGCCCTACAAAATGTTTCCAGGCACTGTCTAACAAACCTTTAATGTAAGAGCTTTCTCTTTATTTACTACCGGTACTGTTGTATTTGTTTTGACATCCTTCTATTGCTTTATAATTGGTTTATAATTTATAAGCATAGTTGCctcctctcccggaatgtccgagaggctcccgaatttctgggagtcctcccggactctcgggagagcaggctaAGCTCCCGATTCCTACCCACCAAAGCAGAACAGTGGCAAATCGcgcatcatcgtggccccacccctgGCTCGAATTGGTTCGAAAAGGCAATTGATATTAAGAGGGCGGGGCTAAATGACACGACACGCCGGGCCCCACCCCCAACACGTCCACCTCCTTCCAATTTCCCAGAGCAagccttgccaaagttggcaagtatgtttataagtatattttaaaattagttgAAACAACAAAAGCAGTGATTTATTAGTAGTGTCTGAATATCTcggcatatatatattatttagcaaTGATGGTAAAAGGAAATGTGTTTTATCAAAACTGGTTTATATAGAGACATATTTAAGTAGTTTGTTTTCCAAAACTCAATGGATTTTTTAGGCCAGTTGATTGCCAAGTATAGATACATTTTGAAAACTGGTTTGCAAACCATTCACTGAATTCCGAGTTTGGCTGTAAAATTTCACACGTTTCTCGTCTTGCGTGAAATTTCCCTTATTATAGTTGTTCTGTCCACATTTCTCCCTTATTGATACCATTCTGCCACTTTAATGCCATGGTGTATCATGTATCACACTCCGTGAGTCTGAAGAGCAATGTAATAATATGCAGGGAGAGAAAGTAAGTACTAAAATAATTATCTGCGACAAGCAGTTTGAGTAAGCATTAACCTCTGCTAAATTGATAAAAGGAGAGGGAGAATAACTATAAGAAGAGAAGGAATGAGAGTACGTCTGAGGAagactataatttttttttttaaaaaagaaaataaagtttgaAAAGGAGTCCATTTTTTGTTAAATAGCTACTTCTGGTGGGGTTTCACATTGAGAAGGGGAATTTGGCATCTGCAGAGATGTCGTTGGCAGATGTGCAGATGGAAGAGCCTATCTGGCAGTACCACCAATTGTTTTAACCAATGGTTGGAGTGGCTCTGCATCCTCTGGGTTGACAGTTGCCACTCCAAATGCTGTTGAGCCTGATTTAGGGTAACAGGTTGTTGCAGAGTGCCACTTTAATGAAGATTTACCTTGTTCAATCTCACTAATCTGGAAGTAGCAGTGGGAGGACATGACACAGGATGAGGAACTGGCGAAGCAGGTTGTTGCTGCCTGATTGGCGAATTTAATACACAGCTGTTAATTGCACACAATGTATTCATGCTATTTGACATATTAGTTCCTGTTATTGAGACAGAGAGCAGTGTTGTGGATGGGGAATAGGAGGTCTCTCTAGAACATGAGGCTTTGACTCTGTCGCTTAGGAAAATATTAGGAAATAGAGGAGCCACAGGCGTTACATGTGGTGACCATAGCACTGTCTCTGCTTTTCCAGAGAGGCATTAAGTACTAGATCCTTACGACTAGTTATATGTCATTGTCCCCTCAGCACAAAGAGATGCTTCTAGTGCTCAGGC is a genomic window of Mixophyes fleayi isolate aMixFle1 chromosome 2, aMixFle1.hap1, whole genome shotgun sequence containing:
- the KCND3 gene encoding A-type voltage-gated potassium channel KCND3 isoform X2 — its product is MASGVAAWLPFARAAAIGWMPVANCPMPLAPADKNKRQDELIILNVSGRRFQTWRTTLERYPDTLLGSTEKDFFFNEETKEYFFDRDPEVFRSILNFYRTGKLHYPRYECISAYDEELSFYGILPEIIGDCCYEEYKDRKRENAERLMDDNEFENSQEAMPSLNLRQTMWRAFENPHTSTLALVFYYVTGFFIAVSVITNVVETVPCGTVPGNKELPCGERYSVAFFCLDTACVMIFTVEYLLRLFAAPSRYRFMRSVMSIIDVVAIMPYYIGLVMTNNEDVSGAFVTLRVFRVFRIFKFSRHSQGLRILGYTLKSCASELGFLLFSLTMAIIIFATVMFYAEKGSSSSKFTSIPASFWYTIVTMTTLGYGDMVPKTIAGKIFGSICSLSGVLVIALPVPVIVSNFSRIYHQNQRADKRRAQKKARLARIKVAKTGSSSAYLHSKRNGLLNEALELAGSTEDEPHIGKSSSLIESQHHHLLHCLEKTTNHEFMDEQMFEQNCRESSMQNYPSSRSPSLSSNHGLSTSCCSRRNKKTTHLPNSNVPATRLRSMQELSTIHIQCGDQPSLTTSRSSLNMKSDDGLRSNCKAAQITTAIISIPTPPALTPEGENRPASPLGRTTNIHSTSNVVKVSAL
- the KCND3 gene encoding A-type voltage-gated potassium channel KCND3 isoform X1 — its product is MASGVAAWLPFARAAAIGWMPVANCPMPLAPADKNKRQDELIILNVSGRRFQTWRTTLERYPDTLLGSTEKDFFFNEETKEYFFDRDPEVFRSILNFYRTGKLHYPRYECISAYDEELSFYGILPEIIGDCCYEEYKDRKRENAERLMDDNEFENSQEAMPSLNLRQTMWRAFENPHTSTLALVFYYVTGFFIAVSVITNVVETVPCGTVPGNKELPCGERYSVAFFCLDTACVMIFTVEYLLRLFAAPSRYRFMRSVMSIIDVVAIMPYYIGLVMTNNEDVSGAFVTLRVFRVFRIFKFSRHSQGLRILGYTLKSCASELGFLLFSLTMAIIIFATVMFYAEKGSSSSKFTSIPASFWYTIVTMTTLGYGDMVPKTIAGKIFGSICSLSGVLVIALPVPVIVSNFSRIYHQNQRADKRRAQKKARLARIKVAKTGSSSAYLHSKRNGLLNEALELAGSTEDEPHIGKSSSLIESQHHHLLHCLEKTTGLSYLVDDPLLSVRTSTIKNHEFMDEQMFEQNCRESSMQNYPSSRSPSLSSNHGLSTSCCSRRNKKTTHLPNSNVPATRLRSMQELSTIHIQCGDQPSLTTSRSSLNMKSDDGLRSNCKAAQITTAIISIPTPPALTPEGENRPASPLGRTTNIHSTSNVVKVSAL